A DNA window from Bradyrhizobium barranii subsp. barranii contains the following coding sequences:
- a CDS encoding 2-keto-4-pentenoate hydratase, protein MDKILKAAKAIALARRNRAPLAALDHPPADEAEGYQVQRALHDLLLPHVGPLVGYKIGCTSQVMQDYIGIPHPCGGSVFQKGVHESGAKLAAANYVRVGVECEIAVRLKRDLAAGEAPFTAEWVGEAVEFYHPAIEIVDDRYVKWESMGAPTLIADDFFAAGCVLGEAVPRSSVPDLKAVKGRAIVNGEEVSHGTGADVLGHPHNALAWLANHLAAESKGLHAGQLVLTGSLVKTLWLKAGDKVRMELDGLGVVEAEFT, encoded by the coding sequence ATGGACAAGATTCTCAAAGCCGCAAAGGCGATTGCACTCGCGCGCCGTAACCGCGCGCCGCTCGCGGCCCTGGACCATCCGCCGGCCGACGAAGCCGAGGGTTATCAGGTCCAGCGCGCGCTGCACGATCTCCTGTTGCCGCATGTCGGGCCGCTGGTCGGCTACAAGATCGGCTGCACCAGTCAGGTGATGCAGGACTATATCGGCATCCCGCATCCCTGCGGCGGCAGCGTGTTCCAGAAGGGCGTGCATGAGAGCGGGGCCAAGCTCGCGGCTGCCAACTATGTCCGTGTCGGCGTCGAGTGCGAGATCGCGGTGCGATTGAAGCGCGACCTCGCCGCCGGCGAGGCGCCGTTCACGGCCGAATGGGTCGGCGAGGCCGTTGAGTTCTATCATCCCGCGATCGAGATCGTCGACGACCGCTATGTGAAGTGGGAATCGATGGGTGCGCCGACGTTGATCGCCGACGATTTCTTCGCCGCTGGCTGCGTGCTGGGTGAGGCGGTGCCGCGCTCGTCGGTGCCGGATCTGAAGGCGGTCAAGGGCCGCGCCATCGTCAATGGCGAAGAGGTCAGCCACGGCACCGGCGCCGACGTGCTCGGCCATCCCCACAACGCACTCGCCTGGCTCGCCAACCACCTCGCCGCCGAAAGCAAGGGTCTGCACGCGGGGCAACTCGTGCTGACGGGGAGCCTGGTGAAGACGCTGTGGCTGAAGGCCGGCGACAAGGTGCGGATGGAGCTGGACGGGCTGGGCGTGGTGGAGGCGGAGTTTACGTGA
- a CDS encoding SDR family oxidoreductase, with product MSIVLVTGGSGFVGIHVVLQLLAAGHQVRTTVRRPDRQADVLAMLREGGAASPESLSFFTADLTADDGWREAVAGCDYVLHVASPLSTSVPKDENEMIIPARDGTLRVLHAAREAGVRRVVVTSSLGAIGYGHPARDRPFDETDWTNLDGADVQPYIKSKTLAERAAWDFVAREGGGLELSVVNPAGIFGPVLGPDFSGSIEIVKSLLDGAMPAVPRVYFGVVDVRDVADLHLRAMTAPEAKGERFIAVSGETMSILDIARVLRRELGPRARRVPRRHAPDWLVRLAANRIPLLRAVVPMLGRVRHSTSAKARSLLGWQARSNDEAILATAESLIRLGLVKG from the coding sequence ATGAGCATTGTTCTGGTCACCGGCGGGTCCGGCTTCGTCGGCATCCATGTCGTCCTGCAGCTTCTGGCCGCCGGCCATCAGGTGCGGACCACGGTGCGTCGCCCGGACCGGCAGGCCGACGTGCTCGCCATGTTGCGCGAGGGCGGAGCTGCGTCGCCGGAAAGCCTGTCCTTTTTCACCGCCGATCTCACCGCGGACGACGGCTGGCGCGAGGCCGTCGCCGGCTGCGATTACGTGCTCCATGTCGCTTCGCCATTGTCGACCAGTGTTCCCAAGGACGAGAACGAGATGATCATCCCGGCCCGCGACGGCACGCTGCGGGTGCTGCATGCCGCACGCGAGGCCGGCGTCAGGCGGGTCGTCGTCACCTCGTCGCTGGGCGCGATCGGCTATGGCCATCCGGCGCGCGACAGGCCGTTCGACGAGACCGACTGGACCAATCTCGACGGCGCCGACGTGCAGCCCTACATCAAATCCAAGACGCTGGCCGAGCGGGCGGCCTGGGATTTCGTCGCGCGCGAGGGCGGTGGGCTCGAATTGTCCGTCGTCAATCCCGCCGGCATTTTTGGCCCCGTGCTCGGGCCGGACTTCTCCGGCTCGATCGAGATCGTCAAATCGCTGCTCGACGGCGCCATGCCGGCGGTGCCGCGGGTCTATTTCGGTGTGGTCGACGTGCGCGACGTGGCCGATTTGCACCTGCGCGCGATGACGGCGCCCGAAGCGAAAGGCGAGCGCTTCATCGCGGTCTCCGGCGAGACGATGTCGATCCTCGATATCGCCAGGGTGCTGCGGCGGGAACTCGGACCCAGGGCGCGCCGGGTTCCGCGGCGCCACGCCCCGGACTGGCTGGTGCGGCTGGCCGCGAACCGGATTCCGCTGCTGCGCGCGGTCGTGCCGATGCTTGGAAGGGTTCGGCATTCCACCAGCGCCAAGGCGAGGTCGCTGCTCGGCTGGCAGGCCCGTTCCAACGACGAGGCGATCCTCGCGACGGCCGAGAGCCTGATCCGGCTCGGTCTCGTCAAGGGCTGA
- a CDS encoding winged helix-turn-helix transcriptional regulator: MDFETGMENLTSVCDGDCDCSPDAALLADFKRAIHALGGKWKLEILFALMNGAVRFGALRRSIGGITQHMLTTQLRELEQDGLVSRTVFAEKPLRVEYELTDAAYGLLPAFKEILSWSRLYGDARLAASQQA, from the coding sequence ATGGATTTCGAGACCGGTATGGAAAACCTGACCAGCGTTTGCGACGGCGACTGCGATTGCAGCCCCGACGCTGCCCTGCTCGCCGACTTCAAGCGCGCCATCCATGCACTCGGCGGCAAGTGGAAGCTGGAGATCCTGTTTGCACTGATGAACGGCGCCGTTCGTTTCGGCGCGTTGCGGCGATCGATCGGCGGCATCACCCAGCACATGCTGACCACGCAGCTGCGCGAGCTCGAGCAGGACGGATTGGTGTCGCGAACCGTCTTCGCGGAGAAACCCTTGAGGGTCGAGTACGAGTTGACGGATGCGGCCTACGGCCTGTTGCCGGCATTTAAGGAAATATTGAGCTGGTCCAGGCTTTATGGCGATGCGCGCCTTGCGGCGTCGCAGCAAGCCTGA
- the dksA gene encoding RNA polymerase-binding protein DksA, whose translation MEKLKNYRPTEKEPFMNDRQKEYFRLKLLAWKDEILKESKLTLQALQEENVNHPDLADRASSETDRAIELRARDRQRKLIAKIDAALQRIEDNTYGYCEDTGEPISLKRLEARPIATLSVEAQERHEKREKAYRDE comes from the coding sequence TTGGAAAAGTTGAAAAACTACCGACCGACCGAAAAAGAGCCTTTCATGAACGACCGGCAGAAGGAGTACTTCCGTTTGAAGCTCCTCGCCTGGAAGGATGAGATCCTCAAAGAGTCCAAGCTCACCCTGCAGGCTCTGCAGGAGGAGAACGTGAACCACCCCGATCTCGCCGATCGGGCATCGTCCGAAACTGACCGCGCCATCGAACTCCGCGCCCGCGACCGCCAGCGCAAGTTGATCGCCAAGATCGACGCCGCGCTCCAGCGTATCGAGGACAACACCTACGGCTATTGCGAGGACACCGGCGAGCCGATCTCTTTGAAGCGGCTCGAAGCCCGGCCCATCGCGACGCTCTCGGTGGAAGCGCAGGAGCGCCACGAGAAACGCGAGAAGGCCTACCGCGACGAATAG
- a CDS encoding NAD(P)-dependent oxidoreductase — MKIAVAGASGRAGSEITEELSRRGHAVTAIARNPEKIATLPNVTPTKGDVLDQAGLARLWAGHDVAVSSVHFLASDPLKLIGAAKASGVGRYLVIGGAGSLEVAPGVKLVTTPGFPAQYKAEAEAGGAFLELLRQEKDLNWTFISPSALFIEGERTGKFRLGTDQLLADANGKSWISFADYAIALADEIERPAHPRQRFTVGY, encoded by the coding sequence ATGAAAATCGCAGTCGCCGGCGCCTCGGGCCGGGCCGGGTCGGAGATCACCGAGGAACTGTCGCGCCGCGGCCATGCGGTCACGGCGATCGCCCGGAACCCCGAGAAGATCGCGACCCTGCCGAACGTCACGCCCACCAAGGGCGACGTGCTCGACCAGGCTGGCCTTGCCAGGCTGTGGGCGGGGCATGACGTCGCCGTGAGTTCCGTGCACTTCCTGGCCAGCGATCCGCTCAAGCTGATCGGCGCGGCGAAGGCGTCCGGCGTTGGTCGCTACCTCGTTATCGGCGGTGCCGGCAGCCTGGAAGTCGCTCCCGGCGTCAAACTGGTTACAACCCCCGGTTTTCCCGCCCAATACAAGGCCGAAGCGGAGGCGGGCGGGGCTTTCCTTGAGCTGCTGCGACAGGAAAAGGACCTGAACTGGACCTTCATCTCGCCGTCGGCCCTCTTCATCGAGGGCGAGCGAACCGGCAAGTTCCGGCTCGGGACCGATCAGCTTCTCGCAGATGCGAACGGAAAAAGCTGGATCAGCTTCGCCGACTACGCCATTGCGCTCGCCGACGAGATCGAGCGGCCGGCCCATCCGAGGCAGCGTTTCACGGTCGGTTACTAG
- a CDS encoding winged helix-turn-helix transcriptional regulator encodes MKPDVYAANCPTRQILDRVGDKWAVLILLLLREEPMRFNQLRRTIEGISQKMLSQVLKSLERDGLIKRHAIATVPVTVEYSITQLGVTLAAAVDPLRDWAEQNLKDVLAAQRRYDTQQKDEAA; translated from the coding sequence ATGAAGCCAGACGTCTATGCAGCGAACTGCCCCACGCGCCAGATCCTCGACCGCGTCGGCGACAAATGGGCGGTGCTGATCCTGCTGCTGCTGCGCGAGGAGCCGATGCGCTTCAATCAGTTGCGCCGAACGATTGAAGGCATTTCGCAGAAGATGTTGAGCCAGGTTCTCAAGTCGCTCGAGCGCGACGGCCTGATCAAGCGTCACGCCATCGCAACCGTACCGGTGACGGTGGAGTATTCGATCACGCAGCTCGGGGTGACGCTCGCGGCCGCCGTCGATCCCCTGCGCGATTGGGCCGAGCAGAATCTGAAGGACGTGCTCGCCGCCCAGCGCCGCTACGACACGCAGCAGAAGGACGAAGCGGCCTAA
- a CDS encoding flagellar assembly protein FliX has translation MRIYGPNGTTLGTPASQARRTSSGTFVLPDTSSAQETRGAAAPKAAANIDGLLALQGIEEDPVERRKRSVARGRTALDVLDDLKMGLLSGNLDASTVMRLRDAAANLKSSSGDPGLDSLLSEIELRVEVELAKAGQA, from the coding sequence ATGCGCATCTACGGACCGAACGGCACCACGCTTGGTACGCCGGCCAGCCAGGCCAGGCGGACGAGCTCCGGCACCTTCGTGCTGCCCGACACCTCGTCGGCGCAGGAGACGCGGGGCGCTGCCGCACCGAAGGCGGCCGCGAACATCGATGGGCTGCTCGCACTGCAAGGCATCGAGGAAGATCCGGTCGAGCGCCGCAAGCGCTCGGTCGCCCGTGGCAGGACCGCGCTCGACGTGCTCGACGATCTCAAGATGGGATTACTGTCCGGCAATCTCGACGCCTCGACCGTGATGCGGCTGCGCGATGCCGCGGCGAACCTGAAATCATCCTCGGGCGATCCTGGTTTGGATTCCCTGCTGTCCGAGATCGAGCTGCGCGTCGAGGTCGAGCTGGCCAAGGCCGGGCAGGCTTAG
- a CDS encoding flagellar basal body P-ring protein FlgI — MPGVRWVRIVGVACAALSALALSVTSASATSRIKDLANIEGVRQNQLIGYGLVVGLNGTGDTLNNIPFTKQSLQAMLERMGVNIRGATIRTGNVAAVMVTGNLPAFATQGTRMDVTVSALGDAKDLRGGTLLVTPLLGADGNVYAVGQGSLAISGFQAEGEAAKIVRGVPTVGRIANGAIIEREIEFALNRLPNVRLALRNADFTTAKRIAAAINDYLGVKTAEPIDPSTVQLSIPPEFKGNVVAFLTEIEQLQVDPDLAAKIVIDERSGIIVMGRDVRVATVAVAQGNLTVTISESPQVSQPNPLSRGRTVVTPRTGVSVVEDGKKFAVVKDGVSLQQLVDGLNGLGIGPRDLISILQAIKAAGAIEADIEVM; from the coding sequence ATGCCAGGCGTTCGTTGGGTGAGGATTGTTGGGGTGGCCTGCGCCGCGCTGTCAGCGCTGGCGCTCTCGGTCACGTCCGCAAGCGCGACGTCGCGCATCAAGGACCTCGCCAATATCGAGGGCGTGCGGCAGAACCAGCTCATCGGCTACGGCCTCGTCGTCGGCCTCAACGGCACCGGCGATACGCTCAACAACATCCCTTTCACCAAGCAGTCGCTGCAAGCGATGCTCGAGCGCATGGGCGTCAACATCCGCGGCGCCACCATCCGCACCGGCAACGTCGCCGCCGTGATGGTCACGGGCAATCTGCCGGCCTTCGCCACCCAGGGCACGCGCATGGACGTCACAGTCTCCGCGCTGGGCGACGCCAAGGATCTGCGCGGCGGCACCCTGCTGGTCACGCCCCTGCTCGGCGCCGACGGCAATGTCTACGCGGTCGGACAGGGCTCGCTCGCGATCTCCGGTTTCCAGGCCGAAGGCGAAGCGGCGAAAATCGTGCGCGGCGTTCCGACCGTCGGCCGCATCGCCAACGGCGCCATCATCGAGCGCGAGATCGAATTCGCGCTCAATCGGCTGCCGAACGTGCGACTCGCGCTGCGCAACGCCGACTTCACCACGGCCAAGCGGATCGCGGCCGCGATCAACGACTATCTCGGCGTCAAGACCGCCGAGCCGATCGATCCCTCGACGGTGCAGCTTTCGATCCCGCCGGAGTTCAAGGGCAACGTCGTCGCCTTCCTCACCGAGATCGAGCAGCTCCAGGTCGATCCTGATCTCGCCGCCAAGATCGTCATCGACGAACGCAGCGGCATCATCGTGATGGGCCGCGACGTTCGCGTCGCCACCGTCGCGGTGGCGCAAGGCAACCTCACCGTCACCATCTCCGAGAGCCCGCAGGTCAGCCAGCCCAACCCGCTGTCACGCGGGCGCACGGTGGTCACGCCGCGCACCGGCGTTAGCGTCGTCGAGGACGGCAAGAAGTTCGCCGTCGTCAAGGACGGCGTCTCGCTTCAGCAGCTCGTCGACGGCCTCAACGGCCTCGGCATCGGCCCGCGCGACCTCATCAGCATCCTCCAGGCGATCAAGGCCGCCGGCGCGATCGAAGCCGACATCGAGGTGATGTGA
- the flgJ gene encoding flagellar assembly peptidoglycan hydrolase FlgJ: MQTSMINTPHVVTSSAFSVESRNGRPDFELAAALQKVSPQQQSKAQKTATDFEAMFLNSMFSQMTSGLKGEGPFGDTPGTGVWRSMLTEQYSKNFAKAGGVGVATEVYRTLIMQQAKTIRTA, encoded by the coding sequence ATGCAGACCAGCATGATCAATACCCCGCACGTCGTCACCTCCTCGGCCTTCTCGGTGGAGAGCCGCAACGGCCGGCCCGACTTCGAGCTCGCCGCCGCGTTGCAGAAGGTCTCGCCGCAGCAGCAGTCGAAGGCGCAGAAGACCGCCACCGATTTCGAGGCGATGTTCCTCAACAGCATGTTCTCGCAGATGACCTCGGGCCTGAAGGGCGAAGGTCCGTTCGGCGACACCCCGGGCACCGGCGTGTGGCGTTCGATGCTGACCGAGCAATATTCCAAGAACTTCGCCAAGGCCGGCGGCGTCGGTGTCGCCACCGAAGTCTACCGCACCCTCATCATGCAGCAGGCGAAAACAATCCGCACGGCATAA
- the flaF gene encoding flagellar biosynthesis regulator FlaF, with the protein MSSSAASAYARVATTTASPRDIEAQTLLKAANKLQDAINSADPFNEQTTQALMFNRKLWTIFLSEAMRDTNPQPLDVRQRIANISVFVLSQTAALLMSPQLDHFRPLIEINRNIAAGLSGRS; encoded by the coding sequence ATGTCGAGTTCTGCTGCTTCGGCCTACGCGCGTGTAGCCACGACCACTGCGTCTCCTCGCGATATCGAGGCGCAGACGCTCCTGAAGGCCGCCAACAAGCTGCAGGACGCCATCAACAGTGCCGATCCCTTCAACGAGCAGACGACGCAGGCGTTGATGTTCAACCGCAAGCTCTGGACCATCTTCCTGAGCGAGGCGATGCGCGACACCAATCCGCAGCCGCTCGACGTTCGGCAGAGGATCGCCAATATCAGCGTGTTCGTGCTGAGCCAGACTGCTGCGCTGCTGATGAGCCCGCAGCTCGATCACTTCCGCCCGCTGATCGAGATCAATCGCAATATCGCCGCCGGTCTTTCGGGACGGTCGTAA
- a CDS encoding flagellin N-terminal helical domain-containing protein → MSNIVLSASVRQNLLSLQSTADLLATTQGRLSTGKKVNTALDNPTNFFTAQGLDNRASDISNLLDGISNGVQVLQAANTGITSLQKLVDSAKSIASQVLQSPTGYSPKSNVTSAAVPGATANNLLGTAYTNNTVTGTVVNNDDTSGAAPITGATKLVGTAGAGSDDLGTTITNGSVLTVDGKTITFSTAQTTSTTDSFGNVTIGIGAGSTLTVQSVLSAIDGITGTGTASTVFGGKLVLSTGTSQDLAISGSGNVLTALGLTAGTTARVPPPLSGKTLTIGPTGGGTATSITFGAGVGQVSTLNQLNAALAANNLQATIDTTGHLNIVTSNDSASSTIGAIGGTAAASGQPFYGLIAQAPTVDPDSQATRANLVGQYNNVLAQINTTAQDSSYNGVNLLNGDTLKLVFNETGRSTLNIQGVTFNDAGLNLAPLTSGVDFLDSKSANAILTSLNSASTTLRAEASTLGSNLSIVQIRQDFSKNLINVLQTGSSSLTLADTNEEAANSQALSTRQSIAVSALSLANQSQQSVLQLLR, encoded by the coding sequence ATGTCCAACATCGTTCTCTCGGCATCAGTCCGCCAGAACCTGTTGTCGCTGCAGTCGACAGCCGACCTGCTCGCTACCACGCAAGGACGCCTTTCGACCGGCAAGAAGGTGAACACGGCGCTTGATAACCCCACCAACTTCTTCACCGCACAGGGGCTCGACAATCGCGCCAGCGACATCAGCAATCTCCTGGATGGCATCAGCAACGGCGTGCAGGTGCTGCAGGCCGCCAACACCGGCATCACCTCGCTGCAAAAGCTGGTCGACAGCGCCAAATCGATCGCCAGCCAGGTACTGCAGAGCCCGACGGGGTACTCGCCCAAATCCAACGTGACGTCGGCCGCGGTCCCCGGTGCGACCGCCAACAACCTGCTGGGCACGGCATACACCAACAACACGGTCACCGGCACCGTCGTCAACAATGACGATACGAGCGGCGCGGCGCCGATCACGGGCGCGACCAAGCTGGTCGGTACCGCCGGTGCAGGTTCGGACGATCTCGGTACGACCATCACCAACGGTTCGGTCCTGACTGTCGACGGCAAGACGATCACCTTCTCGACCGCGCAAACCACCTCGACCACCGACTCGTTCGGCAACGTCACGATCGGCATCGGTGCGGGCAGCACACTCACGGTGCAGTCGGTACTGAGCGCGATCGACGGCATCACGGGTACGGGCACGGCCTCGACAGTTTTCGGCGGCAAGCTCGTGCTCAGCACCGGCACGAGCCAGGATCTGGCGATCTCCGGCTCGGGCAACGTGCTCACGGCGCTCGGCCTCACTGCCGGCACCACCGCCCGCGTTCCGCCCCCGCTCAGCGGCAAGACGTTGACGATCGGTCCGACCGGCGGCGGCACCGCCACCAGCATCACCTTCGGTGCCGGCGTCGGGCAGGTTTCCACGCTCAATCAACTCAACGCGGCGCTGGCGGCGAACAACCTGCAGGCAACGATCGACACGACCGGTCATCTCAACATCGTGACCTCCAACGACTCGGCGTCCTCGACGATCGGCGCAATCGGCGGCACGGCCGCGGCGAGCGGCCAGCCCTTCTATGGCCTGATCGCGCAGGCGCCCACCGTCGACCCGGATTCGCAAGCCACGCGCGCCAATCTGGTCGGGCAGTACAACAACGTGCTCGCGCAAATCAACACCACGGCGCAGGACTCTTCCTACAACGGCGTGAATCTGCTGAACGGCGATACGCTCAAGCTCGTGTTCAACGAAACCGGGCGTTCGACGCTGAACATTCAGGGCGTCACCTTCAACGACGCCGGCCTCAACCTTGCTCCCTTGACCTCGGGCGTTGATTTCCTGGACTCGAAATCGGCGAACGCCATCCTGACTTCGCTCAACTCGGCCAGCACCACGCTGCGTGCCGAGGCGTCGACGCTCGGTTCGAACCTGTCGATCGTGCAGATCCGTCAGGACTTCAGCAAGAACCTGATCAACGTGCTGCAGACCGGCTCGTCGAGCCTGACGCTTGCGGACACCAACGAGGAAGCGGCCAACAGCCAGGCGCTCTCGACGCGTCAGTCGATCGCAGTCTCCGCGCTGTCGCTCGCCAACCAGTCGCAGCAGAGCGTGCTTCAGCTCCTCCGCTAA
- a CDS encoding flagellin N-terminal helical domain-containing protein, producing MSVVLSASVRQNLLSLQSTADLLATTQSRLSTGRKVNSALDNPTNFFTAQGLDNRASDIGNLLDGIGNGVQVLQAANTGITSLQKLVDSAKSIANQVLQSPTGYSTKSTVTSTAITGATASNLLGTAYTNSTVAGTAVLNDNTGTAVNITASTQLVGTAGATSDDLATAITNGSVLTVNGKNITFSTAQTTSTTDTAGNVTIGIGTGSTLTVQSVLSAIDGITGTGTASTVAAGKLTLSTGTTSDLTIAGSGNVLAALGLTAGTTARVPPAISGQTLTIAATGGGTPTSITFGTGTGQVSTLNGLNSALAANNLQASIDSTGVISITTTNDAASSTIGTLGGSAFTATGPFHSAAIAAPVADPTSQTQRAGLVAQYNNVLAQINTTAQDASFNGVNLLNGDTLKLTFNETGKSTLSITGVTFNTAGLNISTLASGTDFLDNASANKVLTSLNAASSTLRSEASTLGSNLSVVQIRQDFNKNLINVLQTGSSNLTLADTNEEAANSQALSTRQSIAVSALSLANQSQQSVLQLLR from the coding sequence ATGTCCGTCGTTCTCTCCGCATCGGTTCGCCAGAACCTGCTCTCCCTCCAGTCCACCGCCGACCTCCTCGCCACCACCCAGTCCCGTCTGTCGACTGGCCGCAAGGTGAACTCGGCTCTGGATAATCCCACCAACTTCTTCACCGCCCAGGGCCTTGATAACCGCGCCAGCGACATCGGCAATCTGCTCGATGGCATCGGCAACGGCGTTCAGGTTCTCCAGGCAGCCAACACCGGCATCACCTCGCTGCAGAAGCTGGTGGACAGCGCCAAGTCGATCGCCAACCAGGTGCTGCAGAGCCCGACGGGCTACTCCACCAAGTCGACCGTGACCTCGACCGCCATCACCGGCGCGACCGCCAGCAACCTGCTGGGTACCGCTTATACCAACAGCACCGTCGCCGGCACCGCCGTGCTGAACGACAACACCGGCACTGCGGTCAACATCACCGCTTCCACCCAGCTGGTTGGCACCGCGGGCGCGACGTCCGACGACCTTGCTACGGCCATCACCAACGGCTCGGTCCTGACGGTCAACGGCAAGAACATCACGTTCTCGACCGCGCAGACCACTTCGACCACCGACACCGCCGGCAACGTCACCATCGGCATCGGCACGGGCAGCACCTTGACGGTGCAGAGCGTGCTGAGCGCGATCGACGGCATCACCGGCACCGGCACCGCCTCGACCGTCGCGGCTGGTAAGCTCACGCTGAGCACCGGCACGACCTCGGATCTCACGATCGCGGGTTCGGGCAACGTGCTCGCCGCGCTCGGTCTCACGGCCGGCACCACCGCCCGCGTCCCGCCCGCCATCTCGGGCCAGACGCTGACGATCGCAGCCACCGGCGGCGGCACGCCCACCAGCATCACCTTCGGCACCGGCACCGGCCAGGTCTCGACGCTGAACGGGCTCAATTCGGCGCTGGCGGCCAACAACCTGCAGGCCTCGATCGACTCGACCGGCGTGATCTCCATCACGACCACGAACGACGCGGCCTCCTCGACGATCGGCACGCTCGGCGGCTCGGCCTTTACCGCCACCGGTCCGTTCCACAGCGCTGCCATCGCGGCTCCGGTTGCCGATCCGACCTCGCAGACGCAGCGTGCAGGCTTGGTTGCGCAGTACAACAACGTGCTCGCGCAGATCAACACGACCGCGCAGGATGCCTCCTTCAACGGCGTCAACCTGCTCAACGGCGACACGCTGAAGCTGACGTTCAACGAAACCGGCAAGTCGACGCTGAGCATCACCGGTGTGACCTTCAACACCGCGGGTCTCAACATCTCGACCCTCGCCTCGGGCACCGACTTCCTGGACAACGCTTCGGCCAACAAGGTCCTGACCTCGCTCAATGCCGCCAGCAGCACGCTGCGTTCGGAAGCATCGACGCTGGGTTCGAACCTGTCGGTCGTGCAGATCCGTCAGGACTTCAACAAGAACCTGATCAACGTCCTGCAGACCGGTTCGTCAAACCTGACGCTGGCCGACACCAACGAGGAAGCGGCCAACAGCCAGGCGCTGTCGACCCGCCAGTCGATCGCGGTCTCGGCGCTGTCGCTGGCCAACCAGTCGCAGCAGAGCGTGTTGCAGCTCCTGCGCTGA
- the flbT gene encoding flagellar biosynthesis repressor FlbT, translating to MALKVELKPHERIIVGNSVITNTDQRARLLIDGDNVPILRERDILTPETADTPAKLVYLAVQLMYISPDPQSQHGTYFNLVRDIVTAVPSAWPIIESINNNIMSGDLYRALKDARKLIAYEEKLRDQYQATHPKGDVSSAA from the coding sequence ATGGCTCTCAAGGTTGAGCTCAAACCGCACGAACGCATCATCGTCGGCAATTCGGTGATCACCAACACCGACCAGCGCGCCCGCCTCCTGATCGACGGCGACAACGTGCCGATCCTGCGCGAGCGCGACATCCTCACGCCGGAGACCGCCGACACGCCGGCCAAGCTCGTCTATCTCGCGGTCCAGCTCATGTACATCTCGCCGGATCCGCAGAGCCAGCACGGCACCTACTTCAACCTGGTGCGCGACATCGTCACCGCGGTGCCGAGCGCCTGGCCGATCATCGAAAGCATCAACAACAACATCATGAGCGGCGATCTCTACCGGGCGCTGAAGGATGCCCGCAAGCTGATCGCCTATGAAGAGAAGCTGCGGGACCAGTACCAAGCGACGCATCCCAAGGGTGACGTCAGCTCGGCCGCCTGA